Genomic segment of bacterium:
CCCGCGAAGGAGCGATCAAAGATCTGGCGGACACGGTGGAAGTGCGACGTGTTCGGGATCGCGCCGAGTTAATGGCAGTCGCCTGGCGCGACACCAGCCCAGTCAGGTCAAAGTATGTCGTCAATGCCATCACCCAGGCATATCTGGACCAGTCCCTCGCCTGGAAAAGCGAACTGGGCAAAGCGACGGACACCCTGCTCGCCGCACAGGTCGAGCAGCGGGAGCAGGAGCTGGTCACCGCTCAGGAAGCCCTCAATGCGTTCAAGGCGTCATCAAACACGGTGAATTTTTCCCGGGAGGGTGAAGGGCTCCTGATGCAGCTCAGCGACGGTCGCCTGTCGCTTGGCACACAGGAAATCGAAACACAGCAGCTGGGGTTTGCCCTCGAGCGGCTCCGACGAGCCAATGACCGGGAGTTCCTGGTGTTTCTGGATGGCAGCGGGAGCGCTGCGGTTCCGGCACAGGCAACCCTGGTCACAGAACTGGCAGAACTGATCGCGCGACGTGATGGAATGCTGACGTCGCGGACTGCCGAGCATCCCAATGTGCAGTCAGTGACCGCCCAAATAGAAGCAAAAAAGTCGCAGATCCTGACGCTGGTGGAGGAGGCGTACCGGACAGCAAGTCGGCGCCAGTCGCTGCTGGCATCGCAGGTCAACGAGCTGGAGTCGCTGCGCAAGCAGATGCCGGAGACTGAGGCGACATATACCCGGCTGCAGGCGGATGTCCAGCTGGCCGCAGGCCTGCTGCAGGCGCTAAAACAGCGAAAGCAGACCAACGAGATCTCTCAGCTGGCGGCTGCTGCCCCGATGCGGATTCTTGATCCTGCCATCGCGCCTCTGCGTCACTCCTCGCCCCGCTGGGCCGTTCAAATTGCGCTGGGCTTACTGGTGGGGCTCATGCTGGGTCTGTCCGTGGCTACAGGACGCGCCGTACTTGATACCACGATGCGGAACCGCGCGCAGGCGGAGTCGCTGGGACTCCCCGTGATCGCCCAAGTGCCCCGCATCAGTGAGCACTGGTCCGCACCGAAGGGACAGCCCGCCCCCCGGTTGTGGCTGGCAGTCCGGCAGGATCCCCTCGGTCCAGTCGCCGAAGCGTTCCGCATTCTTCGATCCGCCATCACCCTCGCCACTCCCGGGACTTCCGGTCGGATCCTCGGCATTACTTCAGCAGGCATCGGCGAAGGGAAATCGCTGGTGACCACCAACCTCGCGGCGGTCTGTGCCCAGGCCGGATTGCGAACCCTGGTCATCGATGCCGACCTGCGACGCCCCTCGGTCGCGCGGGGCTTCGGCATTCCGCAGAGCCCGGGACTGGTGGAAGTCCTGGAAGGTCGCACGACCCCACCGGAAGCGATCCGCGAGAGCGGCATCGCCAATTTGTGGTTACTGCCTGCCGGTGATCGCACGGGGCAGCCATCGGAACTCCTCCAAAGCGAGTCGTTCACTCGTCTGCTCCAGACTCTGCGTCGAGAAGGCGAAACTCCGCTGCAGCAGGGGCCGCGTAGCGCGCCCTTTGATGTCATCCTGCTCGACCTGCCGCCGGTTTCTGCGGTGAGTGAGACTCTGGCTCTGGGACGGCAGACTTCTGCACTTTATCTACTGGTCCGGGCCGGACAGACTCCACGGGAAGTGGCGCAGGATGCTCTGGTGCGTCTGGAACTCGCCAAAATCGCCGTACGGGGATTGATCCTCAACGATGTCAGCAAAGGGGATCTGGGACGTCTCGCCGGGTACTACTACCACAACTACACAGAGGAAGGCGAGCAAGTGGATCGCGGTCTCTGGGAACGTCTTACAGGGCAGCGTCGTCGACGCCCAACGTCTCCCGTAGAGCGCTAGTGGCGCTTGAGGGTAAGTCTTAGTTCGTGATGATGCGGGTGAATGCCGTGCTGACAGCGGTCAGGATATTGCTGGCGGTCAGTCGGTCTCCCTTGGAAGGGACATAGAGGATGTCACCGGCCTGCAGGCTGGCGGGCTGCTCACGTTGCTTACCGGGCTTGATCAGGGTCCGGATGTCGATCGTCACAATGTCATGCTCGGCGGTTCGGTCAGCGAAGAGCCGGGGCGGACGCACCAACGACATCGACCGGGCATGGGCCTGATTCGAGATTCCTCCGGCCTTGCTCAGCAGTTCCAGAACCCCATCGCCCGGATCGAGGGGATAGGCTCCAGGCACCTGGACTTCCCCAAGGACATAGACCTGTTGCCGGTAAGGCACGATGCGAATGCGATCACGATCCTGCAATGGGAACGGATGGGGCGAAGCCAGGATGCTGGCTAAGTCGAGGTACTGCACTTGCGGTGTCCCATCGGCATCCAGCCGGGTCAGGATAGTGTTTTGTAAATCGGCGGCACGATCCGCCTGACCGGCCAGCTCCAGGATGTCCTGGAGTCCCTCTCCCGCCTGGACCGCGTACTTGCCTGGCCGCGGGACTCCCCGCTCGATCTGGACGACCACAGGGGGCTCTTCGATCACCAGTCGATCAAAGGGCGCGAGAAAGAGGTCCTGCTCGATGCGACCTCGTACGGAAAAATCCAGTGCATCAAACTGGCCCACTTCACGCAACTCTGGTGCGAGATGCAACAGATTCCCCGCGCCTGTTGCGTCGGGACGCAGAAGTCTGACGCGACGTCGCTCTCCATCCGTATCGATATTCAGCGCCAGCAGTAAGCCGTAAAGCGAGGTGCCGTTGTAGACCCGATAGAGGCCGGGGTACGGGTGGTAGCCCTGCACCTGCACCATATAGGAACCCAATTTGACCAGCGTGACCTGGGAAAAAGCCCGCCTATAAATCCGACTGTACGCTTGCTGCACCAGCGTGCTCGTCTGCGCCAGGGTCAGTCCTTCGACGACCAGTGGATCGACCCACGGCAGCGCGATGGAGCCATCCTGGGCGAGTTGCACCTCCAGCGTGATGTTGTCTGCCTCGCCAGTCAGGACAGTCACGTTTACCAAATCACCAGGCCGCAGTAAGTAGCCTGCGATATCTGAGGGGGTCTGGGCCATTTTGCGGGTCAGGTCGTACTCCCGCTGGATCAGTCCACTCCCTCCCCCATCTGTCACGACAGCCGACGAGACCGCTCCTGCCTCTGACGCTAAGCCCTGGGCAATCGCCGGCTGTAGTGCCGCCTCCGGAGTTGTGGTGAGGAAAGAAGCCAACGCGCAGAGCGTTACGGTACGGAAGGTGTAAGAGGTGAAGCGCATCGGTCCTCCGTGACTGCTTCTGAAGGGTGCCTGGAACGGCCCGTGAGCAAGTGATGCAAGGCTGGCCAGCGGGCCAAGTATAGAGGGGAGCTGCGGGAGAGTGAAATCAGCCTTGAAAGACACTTCTACTACTTGTAGAATCAACGACAGGCTGGTATATCTACCGCAGCAGGCTACTTCTACACAGTGTAGAGAGCAGTCCCCCTACAGGCAGCTCACAGCAGCTTTTCATGGCGGGGCCAAAGGACATCCAGCATGAGCGCAGAGCAGCTTCGCATAAGGCACCTGCATCCATCAACCGCTTTGCTGAGGCTGCCCCGGATTGTGCAACTCGCGGCAGCGTTCCTCATCGCAACTCTGGCGATCATCATCCCCAGTGGCTGGACCTTTGGAAGCGTCTGGAAGCAGACACAGATCCAGGGGCAGAGCGCCTTTTTGCAGGGGGCCATTCTTCGACCAGTGCGAGTGAACGGACAGGAAGGGATTCTCCTCTGGTTGCACACCGACCCAGCTTTTCGGCACAAGCTCCGCCCCAGCGTCACGATCCCCGACTTACGGGAGGGGGCAGTCCGGAGCGGATTTGTGGCCATCCAGGGACATGGGGAAGTGCTGCGGGGCGAGCATTATCTGCTGGTCGAAGGTGTCCGGCAATGGGTTCGGACGGAGGACTTTGTCCGGGAAGTCCGCGGCTGGCTCGGCTACGACGCGCAAATCGTGCTCTTCGCCTGCAATCCGGATCATGTGCGAATCGATATTCCCAACACCATCTACTGGCAGGACAACCTGGTGGATGTCACCTATGGGATCGGTCCCTGGGTGCTGGGCAAGTACATGGAGGCGGAAGCCCTGAACGGTCCGCGACGTCCCATCCTGACCGATGAGCAACCGCCGCTGCCAGCAGCATCACCGATGACCGATGCCATCGAACGGCTTTATGCCGCCATGGGGACCCAGTCCTCGGGGACGAGCGCTGATCCAAACCTTGAGCATTGAGGGCTCTGCGCCATCGGCAGAGAGGGGGCGATCTGGCAGCAGGTCGCCCCTGGGGTGTTACAGCACCTCTGGATTGGGGGGAGTCCAGACCGGATCGCGAAACCAACGAAGGGCCAGCTCCAGGGCAGTCGCGTCAGCTGTCGGCGCAAACACTCCGATGTAGCCACTGACTGCGGAATCCAGGAAGGCTTCCGCCACCACCGGCGAGGGATCAATGATCGCAAGTCCGCCTCCATAGAAGTTGATCCACTTGAACTCATGGACCAGCAGGTTGAATCGTCGCTCCACCGCGCGAGGCCGCGCTGCAGCAACCACCAACCACGGCCGTGTAGCCCCCCGTGATTGGTAACCGCCAAGGAAAACCTGAAAGAGCACAGCGAAGCGATCATTCGCTGCAGCGTCCAGCGGCTCGTCGGACCAGGTGATCTGGCCCACGGCCCCCAGCACGGGATCCGCGATCCAGGTCAGTGCGGTGCCATCCGGGAGGCGAGCGCTGCCATCGGTTGCCAGCTGCATACAGGGCTCCTTCGCGGGCGATACACTGCCAGTATGGCGGATCCTCTCACGACACTACCCATCTGGCGGATCGATGGCGAAGATACGCGGTGTGTAACGGACCAGGTGGTGACCGAAGAACCGCTCTCGATCCTCATTAACGGGACTCCCTGGCAGGTGATGCTCCGGACACCCGGGGCGGATATCGCCCTGATCACCGGACTCCTCTTTGGAGAGGGGCTGATCTCTTCGGCCGCCGACCTGATACGCATCGAGAGTGCCGAGACCGCTCAGGAGGATCTGGGGAACACGCTCAATGTGGTCCTGGCACATCACCACTCCCCTGCACCCGCCCGGACTGGGGTGATGAACTCCGCCTGCGGGCTCTGCGGCAGCACCCTCCTGCGGGAGATCTGCTGGCCGAAGGTGAGCGATGCGATGCTGGTAGACCAGGAATTGCTGCGGACCCTGCCAGATCAACTCCGCGGCCATCAGGAGCTGTTTCAGGCGACCGGTGGGATTCATGCCGCGGGGTTGTTCACCGCTCAGGGAGAGCTGCTGGCGGTCGCAGAAGATGTGGGACGTCACAATACGGTCGACAAAGTCATCGGGCTGTTACTCCAGAGTGGGCTCACCAGTCTCCCCGACACGATTCTGCAAATTTCGGGGCGCGGCGGGTACGAAATCCTGCTGAAGGCCTGGCGCGCGGGGATTCCGATAGTGGCGGCAGTCGGCGCGCCCTCGTCGCTTGCTGTGCAAGTCGCGGAGCAAGGCGGGATCACGCTGGTGGGCTTCATGCGGGGGAGTAAGGCGAATGTGTACACGCATCCTGAACGTACAGGGCTCGGAGTATCATCCTGACAATGCCTGTCGCGCTCGATCTGGGGCTGCTCCCCTACTCCCGGTACCAGCAATTGCTCCCGCTGCTCACCGAAGCGCGTCGGCAGGACCTGATGCCCGATCTGCTGCTGTTTGCAGTCCATCCGCCAGTGATCACGCTGGGGCGTCAGTCACAACCCGACGAGATTCGGTGGAATGCTGAACAGCTTGCAGCGGCGGAGTTACCGCTGGTGGAGATTGGGCGTGGCGGGCACACGACTTATCATGGACCTGATCAACAGATGCTCTATCCCATCATCCGCCTGGAGCTCGGGCGACTGCATCCCTTTCTCGCAGCTATCCATGAAGCCCTCGAGCTGACAGCCAGCGCCATGGGAGTCACTGCCTGGCGTCGGGAAGGGTTTCCCGGCCTCTGGACCGCCCGTGGCAAGCTGGCGAGCATCGGTCTCGCGGTGCAGGGAGGCGTCACGACTCACGGCATCGCGCTGAATTGCGAGCCCGCGACCTCGGGAGGATTCGAGGCGATCGTGCCTTGTGGTATCCCGGAGATCGTGATGACTGATCTGCAAACCGAGACGGGGCAGAGACTATCGCGCTTTGCGGTTCGGAGTGCGCTGGCCACGACGTGGGAACTGGCACATGGCAGCCGCGTGGAAGCCGGAGCGCTTGATCTGCTGCCACTTGACGCTCAGGAGTTACTGGCAGAGGAGGCTGCGGGGCGACATGCCTGAAAACTGGACCAAAGTGCGGCACCCGCTCCCGCCGTGGATCAAGAAAACAGCCGGTGACTATGCGGCAACACAGGCGATCCGGGAAGAGGTCCGGGACCAGGGCATCTGGACTGTCTGTACCGAAGCAAACTGCCCGAACGTGTCAGAGTGTTGGGCATCGAAGCACTGCACCTTCCTGATTCTGGGGAACGAGTGCACACGCTGGTGCGGTTACTGTTCGGTGCCCAAGGCGCTGCGCCCACAGATGCAGGACTTTGCCCGTGAGCAGGCGGAGGTAGTCCGCTCGATCCGTCAGCTGGATGCCCGCTATGTCGTGCTGACCTCCCCCAATCGGGATGACCTGCCGCAGGGGGGGGCGCTGGCGTGGGCGGACCAGATTCAGGCGATCCATGTCGCGGTCCCGGATGTGCTGGTGGAAGTCCTCATCCCGGATTTCGATTTTGAAACAGCCGCCTGGGACTCGGTGATCCGCAGCGGAATTGCGGTGCTGGGGCACAATGTGGAAGCGGTCCCGGAACTCTTTCCCACGGTCCGCCCGCATGGAGATTTCTATCGCGCCCTGGGAGCACTTGCAGATGCGCGGAGTCGCTGGCCGGCACAAATCACGAAAACCGCCCTGATTTGCGGGCTCGGCGAGACCGAAGCACAGCTTGAACACGCCATTGAGGAGATCGCGGCAGCGGGCATCGATATTCTGGTACTGGGGCAATACCTTCGTCCGACAGCGAAGCAGGTGCCAGTAAGTCGGTTTGTGACCCCTGGGGAGTTCACAGCCCTGGAACATTTTGCGCGGTCAGCAGGGATTTCTACTGTAGTGGCCGGTCCGTTCGTGCGCTCGAGTTACAAGGCGCGGGAAGCCTGGGACGCAGCCTGCCGTCACCGTGGGCTTTCGTAGAGTGCGAAAGGTGCCTGGTGTGCATCGCAAGGCAATGGGGTGCGAAAAGGGGTCAATAGCGAACGCTGGTTTGCGGGGCGTCAGGGGCTGTGGTATACCCTTGCCGCGTCGCAACCCGCCTCAGGCGCCGTTTCCGGCGGAAAGGGGTCAGCAGTGACGCGGCAAGTGAATTACGACATCATCATCCCTCCCCTGGGCGATAGAGCCCTCGACTGCCAGCTGAGTGAATGGCTGGTGGCCGTCGGTGACTACGTGAAAGAAGGAGCGCCCCTCTTGATCCTGGAAAGCGAAAAGTCTGCCATCGAGATCCCCGCCCCAGCAGATGGCACCCTCGCGGAGGTTTATGTCTTCGAGGGCGAGGAGGTCATCGAGTCTGAACGGATCGGCGTGATTCGCGCCGATGTCTACGAGGACGAGGACGGGATCGACGGCTTCGACGACGAAGATGATGAGTACGCGGATGACCTCGACGAGGACGACGAGGACTATGACCTCGACGACGACGATGAGGACGATGACGATGACGACGACGACTTCGGAGATGACGACGACGATGACGACGACCTCGATGACGAGGATGACGAGATCTAGGCTGGTCGTCTGACCGGCGACATCCCCGTGTTGGTCTCACCGCCCGGTTTCGACCGGGCGGTGCCTTTTCTCAGGTATCAGGCGGTCAAAAGCAAAGCAAAGCGCCCTGGCCCGCCACGAACCAGGGCGCCGGACGTGAACGTCCCAACTGTTCCCCTCAGCCCTCAGGGAACAGTATACACGAAATCAGCGAAATGGACGTTATGCGGACAGGCCTCCGAGCACCACCCGCTCCAGGATCTCGCGTTGCGCTGATTCGGGCAGATGCCCCGCCAGGAGGGGGTAGAGGAAGGTCCGCTCCCGGGCATCGTGATGCTGCAGGAGGTCCTTAAACGACGCCTCCCGGTCGAGGAGGGCGATGATCTCCCGCGCACTTACCTGCGACGGCGCTGGCGGTGCGAGGACGTGGCCGAATTGCAGGGGGGTCCCGGCCGGTTCGATGGCCATCAGCCGTGCATGGAGCTCATCCAGCGATTTGAGGAGCTTCTCATGTTCGCTTTGGAAAAAGATCAGTTTCGCTCCTTCCGGGGGATCGATCTGCTCTGCATAGACCGGGAGAATCCAGGCTTCCTCATCCGCGATGTGTTGCCGCAACTGGGAGTCGAATTGCTGCAACCAGTGCGCCGCCGCGGGAAGATTGCGGTCCAGCAGGGCGGTTTGATGGGCCAGCAGGAGCTCCTCGAGCAGGGTGTGGACATCGAGCAGCTGCAGCAGGGAGGGGTTGGTTCCGTTCATAGAATCCATGATGCCTCTTCTCACCGGAGGAGGGTGTGCGGT
This window contains:
- the lipA gene encoding Lipoyl synthase, translated to MPENWTKVRHPLPPWIKKTAGDYAATQAIREEVRDQGIWTVCTEANCPNVSECWASKHCTFLILGNECTRWCGYCSVPKALRPQMQDFAREQAEVVRSIRQLDARYVVLTSPNRDDLPQGGALAWADQIQAIHVAVPDVLVEVLIPDFDFETAAWDSVIRSGIAVLGHNVEAVPELFPTVRPHGDFYRALGALADARSRWPAQITKTALICGLGETEAQLEHAIEEIAAAGIDILVLGQYLRPTAKQVPVSRFVTPGEFTALEHFARSAGISTVVAGPFVRSSYKAREAWDAACRHRGLS
- the lipB gene encoding Octanoyltransferase, with translation MPVALDLGLLPYSRYQQLLPLLTEARRQDLMPDLLLFAVHPPVITLGRQSQPDEIRWNAEQLAAAELPLVEIGRGGHTTYHGPDQQMLYPIIRLELGRLHPFLAAIHEALELTASAMGVTAWRREGFPGLWTARGKLASIGLAVQGGVTTHGIALNCEPATSGGFEAIVPCGIPEIVMTDLQTETGQRLSRFAVRSALATTWELAHGSRVEAGALDLLPLDAQELLAEEAAGRHA
- the fdhD gene encoding Sulfur carrier protein FdhD; amino-acid sequence: MADPLTTLPIWRIDGEDTRCVTDQVVTEEPLSILINGTPWQVMLRTPGADIALITGLLFGEGLISSAADLIRIESAETAQEDLGNTLNVVLAHHHSPAPARTGVMNSACGLCGSTLLREICWPKVSDAMLVDQELLRTLPDQLRGHQELFQATGGIHAAGLFTAQGELLAVAEDVGRHNTVDKVIGLLLQSGLTSLPDTILQISGRGGYEILLKAWRAGIPIVAAVGAPSSLAVQVAEQGGITLVGFMRGSKANVYTHPERTGLGVSS
- the ptk gene encoding Tyrosine-protein kinase ptk, with product MATAPLAPVTPSASADLDGQKLLRGIRRDARLIVILTCLGLFLAGVVTATQPYQYEAQSTLVSQPQTSESELKTLAAQFSALPGGQALTGNQLVFTEMEIIRSRTVLAQAVDREHLQIDVRDLSRERTLGARVIQLVSTAMGLAPAPPIEDWQGLQRPVTFAASAVPQTVHKTKWLITRTGETTFEIRDAGTKSVLGSGALEQPFEAAGIRFTISGLEFPIGQSCELKFRTREGAIKDLADTVEVRRVRDRAELMAVAWRDTSPVRSKYVVNAITQAYLDQSLAWKSELGKATDTLLAAQVEQREQELVTAQEALNAFKASSNTVNFSREGEGLLMQLSDGRLSLGTQEIETQQLGFALERLRRANDREFLVFLDGSGSAAVPAQATLVTELAELIARRDGMLTSRTAEHPNVQSVTAQIEAKKSQILTLVEEAYRTASRRQSLLASQVNELESLRKQMPETEATYTRLQADVQLAAGLLQALKQRKQTNEISQLAAAAPMRILDPAIAPLRHSSPRWAVQIALGLLVGLMLGLSVATGRAVLDTTMRNRAQAESLGLPVIAQVPRISEHWSAPKGQPAPRLWLAVRQDPLGPVAEAFRILRSAITLATPGTSGRILGITSAGIGEGKSLVTTNLAAVCAQAGLRTLVIDADLRRPSVARGFGIPQSPGLVEVLEGRTTPPEAIRESGIANLWLLPAGDRTGQPSELLQSESFTRLLQTLRREGETPLQQGPRSAPFDVILLDLPPVSAVSETLALGRQTSALYLLVRAGQTPREVAQDALVRLELAKIAVRGLILNDVSKGDLGRLAGYYYHNYTEEGEQVDRGLWERLTGQRRRRPTSPVER